DNA from Streptomyces sp. NBC_01476:
CGAGCCTGCCGACGGCGACGACCCGCCGTTTTGTGCAGCCTCCGTCCGCTGACGTTGCCGTCAACTACTGCCGTCAAACCCCAGAGGCCCCGTCGGAAAGTCATTCCGACGGGGCCTCCTTTCCATCACCAAGGGCTATTCCTGCCGCACTTTTGCAAGTTTGTGAAAGGAGATCTGGCCGTCGACAATCTCATGGAGCGAATCAACATTCTCAGCCTTTGCCGATAGCCCCTCAAGCCATTCATCTCCCGAGGTCCAATTAATCGGAAGTCGCGACTTAGGCCACTTCGCCAGGAGCTCCTGCGCGAGTTGGATACTCTCCCTGGCGATATCAATTGAGCCACTTGCCGCAGGGATGAGGACGCTGTCCTCAACTTCATTCACCGCAGGCGGGCCACCTTGGGCTTGCCGGGAGACCGCGAAGGAACGCAACTCTCGGACGACGTCCTCAAACGTCGGCGGCAAATCCAGACTCAACCGCGCCTGCTCGGCCAGTCGCCTAGCAGCGTCAGAGTAGTCTTCCACGTGGCGAGAGAAATTAACGGACTCCTGCACCCCTGAGCTCGTGACGAGACGCTGGCCAAGAGTCAGGGAGATGACTGGAAACTCTCGAGTGAGAGCATGGATGTGTGCGGTCGGGAAGTACGCATCGCCCGAGCTAGATCGGTCGAGCGTGACCCCTTGAAGCACAGGTCCAATACGCCTGAGCAGTCTCAAAGGCCGCCAGACATCGAAACCTGGGTACAGAGCCGCCCAGTCCTTAGTAACCCGCTTGACAGTCGCTGCATCCACCTTGCTCACGGGTTCACCTCCACTGTCAGATTCACGCCTGGGACGTTTAGGACATTCTTGTCCGCCTGCCACTTTCCGATCCCTTGACCGGGGTTCTTGACGAACTTGTAGCCGTACACGATACCTGCGGCCGGATCGAACACATCTGGTCGGGCGCTCCCCGCCGTGCCTCTCGGAACGGGCACTCCTCTCAAGTAGCTTTGCTCGGTAATCAGACCACGATTTCCATAGATGCCCTGGTAGCGAGTGAGGAGAGTGTCGGCATAAGCATGCTTAGCAGTACCCGAGACTGCCCCACTGCCGCCCAGTCGGGCTTGAGCGTGAGTGGCGATCGCTTGCACGAGGTCCGCATTAGAGGGGTTCGTCGACCCGTTGCAGGAGCAGGCAGCTCCATTCGGAGCAGTTCCACCATTGCAGTTATGGACCAAGATCGGCGTGCCGCCCGCAAGCAGGTGTGTCCAATCAACGGCTGATCTGGCACGAGCCTGTCGCGGGAGGCAAGGGGTCAACTCCCCCTGCGGTTTGAGGTGTTGTTCCTGCATCTGGATGAGCGGCAGCGGCGTCTGCTGATGTGGACCGAGGACAGGATGCTTGGCCACGGTGGGATCCGTGCAGTTGCCGCGGCAGCCGGGACAAGCGAGGCAACGGTCCGCAAGGGTGTGGACGATCTGGAGGAGGGAGCCGGGCCTCTCGGAAGGGTCCGCCGGCCCGGCGGGGAGCGGAAGAGAGCCGAACAGGTCGATCCCGGGCTGCGACCGACGCTGTTGGCCCTGGTTGAGCCGGGCGTGCGCGGTGATCCGATGTCGCCGCTGCGGTGAACGACCAAGTCGACCAGGGGCTGTTCGAGGTTCGGATCATGTGGCTGTTGCTCATCTCCTCAGCCACATGATCCGAACCTCGAAAAGCCCCTAGGGCACCGGGACCCGGTCGGCGGGGGCGGCCGTGGCGGCCGGCTCGTCCGCGGCCTCGATGGAGAGGTTCGGCAGGACGCGGTCCAGCGTGCGCGGCAGGGACCAGTTCGCCGGGCCGAGCAGGTGCATGATCGCCGGGACCAGCACGCTGCGGATCAGCAGCGCGTCCACGAAGACGGCGAAACCGAGGCCAAAGCCGAACTCCTGGAGGATCCGCTCGCCGCTGAGCAGGAAGGAGCCGAAGACCAGCACCATGATGACCGCCGCGGCCACGATGATCTGACCGCTCTTGGCCTGGCCGAACGTGATCGCACGGTGGTTGTCGCGGATCGCGCCGGCCCGCTCCGTGGCGCCCGGCTGCCCGTGGCGCCTGTGGTGCCACTCCTCCTGGATCCGGGAGACCAGATAGACCTCGTAATCCGTGGAGAGCCCGAAGAGCACGGAGAACATCAGCACCGGGATGAAGGCGTCGATCGGCGCGGTCCCGGTCAGGCCGAGCAGCGCGTGGCCCCAGCCCCAGTTGAAGACGGCGTTCAGCGTGCCGAGGGCGGCGCCGATGGAGAGCAGGTTCATCACCGAGGCGACCAGCGGTATGAGCAGGCTGCGGAAGACGGCCATCAGCAGCAGGAACGACAGGACGACCACCACCGCGACGAAGAGCGGCAGTTTGTCCGACAGCACCCGGGAGAAGTCGATGTCGGTGGCGGTCACGCCCCCGATGTGCACGTCGAGGCGGGTGCCCTGCTCACTGCGGGGGGCCACGGTGTTCCGCAGGTCGTTGACGAGGGTGACGGTCTGCTCGGACTGCGGGCTGGTGGCCGGGTAGAGGGTGGAGAGCACCACCGTGCCGTTCGGCGAGGTCACCCCGGGCGTCACCGAGGCGACGCCCGGCGTGCCGGCCGCCGCCTTCAGGAAGTGGTCGAAGGCGGTGACATCGGCGGGGGAGGAGACCTGGCCGACCACCTCCAGCGGCCCGTTGAACCCCGGGCCGAAGCCCCGGGCCAGCGCGACATCGGCCTGGTGGGTGGTGTGGCCGGCCGGGTCGGTGCTCGCGTCGGAGGAGCCGAGCCGCAGCCCGAAGAGCGGCAGGGCGATGACGGCCACCACGGCCAGCGAGGCCACCGTGACGAACGCCCTGCGCGCCTCGACGCCGGTCGCCCACCGCAGCCAGAAGCGGGTGGCCTCGGTGGGGTGGGGGCCGTGGGCCGCGAGCGCGGCGCGCTCCCGGCGGGAGAGCACCTTGGGGCCCAGGAAGCCGAGCATGGCGGGCAGGAAGGTGAGCGAGGTGGCCATGGTCAGGGCCACCGCTATGGCGGACGACAGGGAGAGCCCATAGAGGAAGGTGACACCCAGCGCGAACTGGCCGAGCAGCGCGATGCACACCGTGAGGCCGGCGAACAGGACCGTACGGCCCGAGGTGTTGACGGCCTGGGCCGCCGCGTCCTCGTAGGAGAGGCCGGCCTTCACCGCGCCGCGGTGGCGGCCGATGATGAAGAGCCCGTAGTCGACCCCGACGCCCAGGCCGATGAGCACGGCCAGGTCGGTGGAGACACTGGCCACGTCCATGGTCCGGGTGAGCAGGCTGATCAGCGAGGTGCCGATCAGCAGCGCGAGGACGGCGGTCAGCAGCGGCATCAGCGAGGAGAAGAGCGCGCCGCCGAAGACGATCAGCAGGATGACCAGGGCGGCGACGACCCCGACGCCGATGGACAGGCCCGGGCCCGATCCCTCGGAATTGGAGATGGACGAGCCGGCGAGCGAGACGTGGACGTCCGCGCCGTCGGCCGAGCGGGCGGCGGCTATCAGGTGCTTCGCGTCGGTGTCGGTGACGTGGGCGGCGGGCTTCGACCAGGTGACCGTGGCGAAGGCCACGGTGCCGCCGCGGCTGATCTGCGCGGCGCCCGCCTTCGCGTACGGGCTGCCGACGGACTCCACGCCAGGGACCTCGGCGACCCGGGTCAGGGCGGCGGTGACCTTGTGCTCCACCGCGGCGGACCGGACGGTGGCGCCGTGCGCGGTCTCGAAGACGACCTGGTCGCCTTCGCCGGAGGCGGCCGGGAAGTTCTTGGCCAGCAGCGAGACGGCGGCCTGCGAGTCGGTGCCGGGCAGGTTGAAGTTGGAGTTGAAGTCGCTGCTGATCGTGTGGCTCAGCCCGAGTACGACGACCAGGGCCACCAGCCAGCCGGTGACCACTCTCCTGCGGTGTACGAAGCACCAGCGGGCCAAGCGAACCATGGGGCGTTCCTCCGGGCGGTCTGCGGCGGGACCGCCGGTGCGGGTCCCGTGTCCGACCACCACGATTCCGGACGGAG
Protein-coding regions in this window:
- a CDS encoding MMPL family transporter, which translates into the protein MVRLARWCFVHRRRVVTGWLVALVVVLGLSHTISSDFNSNFNLPGTDSQAAVSLLAKNFPAASGEGDQVVFETAHGATVRSAAVEHKVTAALTRVAEVPGVESVGSPYAKAGAAQISRGGTVAFATVTWSKPAAHVTDTDAKHLIAAARSADGADVHVSLAGSSISNSEGSGPGLSIGVGVVAALVILLIVFGGALFSSLMPLLTAVLALLIGTSLISLLTRTMDVASVSTDLAVLIGLGVGVDYGLFIIGRHRGAVKAGLSYEDAAAQAVNTSGRTVLFAGLTVCIALLGQFALGVTFLYGLSLSSAIAVALTMATSLTFLPAMLGFLGPKVLSRRERAALAAHGPHPTEATRFWLRWATGVEARRAFVTVASLAVVAVIALPLFGLRLGSSDASTDPAGHTTHQADVALARGFGPGFNGPLEVVGQVSSPADVTAFDHFLKAAAGTPGVASVTPGVTSPNGTVVLSTLYPATSPQSEQTVTLVNDLRNTVAPRSEQGTRLDVHIGGVTATDIDFSRVLSDKLPLFVAVVVVLSFLLLMAVFRSLLIPLVASVMNLLSIGAALGTLNAVFNWGWGHALLGLTGTAPIDAFIPVLMFSVLFGLSTDYEVYLVSRIQEEWHHRRHGQPGATERAGAIRDNHRAITFGQAKSGQIIVAAAVIMVLVFGSFLLSGERILQEFGFGLGFAVFVDALLIRSVLVPAIMHLLGPANWSLPRTLDRVLPNLSIEAADEPAATAAPADRVPVP